A single genomic interval of Danio aesculapii chromosome 5, fDanAes4.1, whole genome shotgun sequence harbors:
- the spaca9 gene encoding sperm acrosome-associated protein 9, with the protein MADVRQQLLSIEQKYKRFKQQQFIFINALERSREHARDRTEPVSTVKQVQKYMNHHCSNSTDRSIFLLFLEIISDLGGVLKQLESSVSSRNTSCEGLETCKELLNPSSNISQQRAHYPHNVINRLSCDEARNFYGGIVSIIPLTLDLLAAYSRGSGKHPSSASTKTPNQTLTKNVGTGMDVSLDKDTSKYQRRYKKGSGGWHAGKPAWKPPGNTRR; encoded by the exons ATGGCTGACGTCAGACAGCAGCTACTTTCCATCGAGCAGAAATATAAACGTTTTAAACAACAACAGTTTATCTTTATAAATGCTCTGGAGCGCTCAAGGGAACATGCAAGGGACAGAACAGAGCCTGTCTCCACCGTAAAACAG GTCCAAAAGTACATGAATCACCATTGCAGCAATTCCACAGACAGGAGCATCTTCTTACTCTTTCTAGAAATTATTTCTGATCTTGGAGGTGTTTTAAAACAACTGGAGTCTTCAGTGTCCAGCAGAAACACTTCATGTGAGGGATTGGAGACCTGCAAAGAGCTCCTGAACCCCAGCAGTAACATCAGTCAGCAAAGGGCACA CTATCCACACAATGTGATCAACCGGCTAAGCtgtgatgaagcaagaaatttCTATGGTGGGATCGTGAGCATTATTCCACTGACTTTGGACCTTCTCGCTGCCTACAGCAGAGGAAGTGGAAAACATCCAAGTTCAGCATCTACAAAAACACCAAATCAAACATTGACAAAGAATGTTGGGACCGGGATGGATGTAAGCCTTGACAAAGACACCAGTAAGTACCAGAGAAGATATAAAAAAGGATCTGGTGGTTGGCATGCaggaaaaccagcctggaagccACCCGGTAACACAAGGAGATAA